The following proteins are encoded in a genomic region of Takifugu rubripes chromosome 9, fTakRub1.2, whole genome shotgun sequence:
- the LOC101061416 gene encoding F-box/LRR-repeat protein 14-like, protein MFEYETHISCLFPEILAIIFSYLDVKDKGRVAQVCAAWRDASYHKSVWRGVEAKLHLRRANPSLFPSLQTRGIKKVQILSLRRSLSYVIQGMPHIESLNLCGCFNLTDSGLGHAFVQDIPSLRVLNLSLCKQITDSSLGKIAEYLKNLEVLELGGCSNITNTGLLLVAWGLHRLKSLNLRSCRHVSDVGIGHLSGMTRSAAEGCLSLEKLTLQDCQKLTDLSLKHVSKGLNKLKVLNLSFCGGISDVGMIHLSHMTHLCSLNLRSCDNISDTGIMHLAMGSLRLSGLDVSFCDKIGDQSLAYIAQGLYQLKSLSLCSCHISDDGINRMVRQMHELKTLNIGQCGRITDKGLELIADHLTQLTGIDLYGCTKITKRGLERITQLPCLKVLNLGLWQMTENERMR, encoded by the coding sequence ATGTTTGAATACGAGACACACATATCGTGCCTTTTCCCGGAGATCCTGGCCATTATTTTCAGCTATTTGGACGTCAAAGACAAAGGGAGAGTAGCCCAAGTGTGCGCGGCCTGGAGGGACGCGTCTTACCACAAGTctgtgtggaggggggtggaAGCCAAGCTCCATCTGCGACGAGCTAACCCGTCTCTGTTCCCCAGCCTGCAGACCAGAGGGATCAAAAAAGTTCAGATCCTCAGCTTGAGGCGAAGTCTGAGCTACGTGATCCAAGGGATGCCTCACATCGAAAGCCTTAACCTGTGCGGCTGCTTCAACCTCACTGACAGCGGACTTGGACATGCCTTCGTGCAGGACATCCCATCCCTGCGAGTGCTCAACCTCAGTCTCTGCAAACAGATCACCGACTCCAGCCTGGGCAAGATCGCCGAGTATCTCAAAAACCTGGAGGTGCTTGAACTCGGAGGCTGTAGCAACATCACCAACACGGGCCTGCTGCTCGTGGCCTGGGGTCTGCACAGACTCAAAAGCCTCAACCTGCGCAGCTGCAGGCACGTTTCTGACGTAGGCATCGGTCACCTGTCCGGCATGACCCGCAGCGCTGCAGAGGGCTGTTTGTCCCTGGAGAAGCTAACCTTGCAGGATTGCCAAAAGCTGACAGATCTGTCACTCAAACACGTCTCAAAGGGCCTTAACAAGCTCAAGGTGCTCAACCTCAGTTTCTGTGGGGGAATCTCAGATGTGGGGATGATCCACCTGTCTCACATGACCCACCTCTGCAGCCTGAACCTGCGGTCGTGCGATAACATCAGCGACACGGGGATAATGCACCTGGCCATGGGGTCCCTCCGGCTGTCTGGGCTTGACGTGTCGTTCTGTGACAAGATCGGGGACCAGAGCCTGGCCTACATCGCGCAGGGCCTGTACCAGCTGAagtccctctccctctgctcctgccacATCAGCGACGATGGCATCAACAGAATGGTGCGGCAGATGCACGAACTCAAAACGCTCAACATCGGCCAGTGCGGGAGGATCACAGACAAGGGCCTGGAGCTGATAGCCGACCACCTGACCCAGCTGACAGGGATCGACCTCTACGGCTGCACCAAGATCACCAAGAGGGGCCTGGAGAGGATCACACAACTCCCATGCCTTAAAGTCTTGAACCTGGGGCTGTGGCAGATGACAGAGAACGAGAGGATGAGGTGA